The DNA segment AACTCAGGATTGGGAACATGATTACTCATTTGACTGGCGTGAAATGTGTATGAGCTATGATTTTCTAAAGTCTGTTAGTCCTGATAAAATTATTTTTAATTCTGAAGCACATTACTTATCAACCGGACGTTCGAGAGATTTATATATGAACCCTCAATATGCACGAGCAACATTTTGGCAAGCACATGTTCAGGGGCTTAGTGCCAGTCAAATTTGGTATTGGCCTCGAAAAACGGATGGATCATTGAATAGAAACCCGGGTAAAGGCTATGGCGGTTCTAATAATCAACAGCCTCGTGTTTTAAATGAAGTAACTTCCACTTTAATGGATTTGAATTCTTTTAGTGAAGAGATTGTGCTTATGCAACGCCAACGTAAGCCAATACGTATTTTTTATTCTGAAACATCGGCTATTAATAAGTCTGATTATATGGATGGTCTATTTGCTCTTTATGAACATGTTTTTTTTGAAGGGGTTCCCATAGGGTTTGCTACAGAAAATATTATTAACAAACAAAATCATAACGATTGGGATATGATACTTGTTCGAAACACAGAATTTGTTACTCAAACGGAATTAGATGCTCTTCAGGCTTATGCAGATCAAGGAGGAACCGTTATTGTGGATGATGAAAGCTTGAAGAAGAATGAGTATGGGATTGCTATGCCGGGATTAATAGGTAAGCATGTGCAAAAAGCTTCATCGATCGATGAATATAAAAATAAAGCGTTTGCGCTATTAGATGATAATGGTGGGCTTCCTGAAATTGAGGTGAAAGAATTAAAGGAGAGCTCTAAGAAGGTGTGCGCATGGAAGTGTGTGAAAGATAAAGATGGTAAGCTTTTTTTATCTGTAGTAAACTTAGGAAAAGATCAAACTAAAATTCATGTGTCCTACAGGAAAGATGGTTCGGATGTAACTGGTACGGATTTATTCACAGGCAGAAAGGTGATGTCGGAGATCTCTTTAGAAAAATATGGTGTTGCATTTATTCAAATAGAGTCTCAATTGATGCCAAGATAGTGCAGAGTATAACGATCTAGCATAAAAATATGATCGTATATTGGTGTGTTTGTTGAACCTGGTTTATGCGTTAATGATTGATTCCAAACCTAAACAGTTTTGATTCTTCTATATACTTTGGGGCTACCTATTATTACAATTCATAATTAAATTAGGTTAAGTATGTTTTGTAAAAATAATGAACAATGTGCTATTAATCAGTGTGTTGTTGTGTATTTTTTAGTCTTTGAACTTGCTTTTTATTTGTACATATTAACCCATGAGTACAACGTTATTACCCATAAGTTAAATATAGATTTTTTAAAAGTGAAATTTTGTAAATAATAAATTAAGAAATATAAAAAGATACATTACTTATGGTAAAAACAATACTAGTTAATAGGCAATGGATTGTATGGATAATGCTTGTTTTTTTTCAATATGGTTGTTCAAAGACGATTGATAATTCTATGATTCTCAGCTTTGGTACAGAAATTTCTGACGACGCTACACCAGATGTGTTAGCCCAAATATTAAACTCGAATCAAAATATATCAAAAATCAAGTTTGAAAAAGGAATATATCATTTTTACCCAGATAAGGGATTAGAAGAATATTGTCATATTTCTAATCATTGTGATGTAATGGTAAGTACAGCTTTTCCCATTAAAAATTTTAAAAATTTAACCATTGACGGCCAGGGTTCAACATTTATTTTTCATGGCATCATGGTGCCGTTTTTAGTGCAAGCAAGTCATAATATAACGGTAAAGAATTTATCGATCGATTGGTATAATCCATTCCATAGTGAAGGACTGATTGTGGCTCGTGATGAAAAAAATCGAACTTTTGATATGCAAATATCCGAAGCGTATCCTTATGAAATACGAAATCATCAATTGTATTTTGTGAAGGAATATTATGAACATAATATTGGACAATCTATTTTGTATGATCCTCAACGTTCTGCCATCGCTTTTAATACAGAAGCTTATACGAACTTAACCACTATAAAAAAAGCAGAAACAAGTAGGTATCTTTCTAATATAAAATACAAGTATGATTTTGATTTCAGGGCTCCGGAATATAAGAAGCTTGGTAAAGAAGATAGGTTGTTTGTCGAGGAAATTAAAAAGGGACTTGTGCGTGTGCATAATCATGGAAAGTTACTTCCTCAGGTTGGATTAATTCTTACCATGAAAGGGGAGCAAGGGTTTAATAGGGTAGCTCCTGCTTTTAGAGTAACAACAACAGATGGTTTTAATGCTCAAAATGTCAATGTACATCATGCAGGAGGAATGGGTATTATTGCAGAAAACTCAGCTAACTTAACACTTGATAATTTTAATATCACGCCTTCTAAAGGTCGGATGGTTTCTACTACGGCTGATGCTACGCATTTTGTTGGATGCCGAGGGAAAGTGATTTTAAGAAATTGTACTTTTAATAATCAGTTAGACGATGCAGCAAATATACACGGTACTTATCAAATTGTAGAGGATGTATTAGATGAATATCGTATAGGAGTGCGTATGGGACATCATCAACAAAAGGGTTTTGTTATTGGTGTTCCTTCTGATACC comes from the Saccharicrinis fermentans DSM 9555 = JCM 21142 genome and includes:
- a CDS encoding alpha-1,3-galactosidase-related protein; protein product: MVKTILVNRQWIVWIMLVFFQYGCSKTIDNSMILSFGTEISDDATPDVLAQILNSNQNISKIKFEKGIYHFYPDKGLEEYCHISNHCDVMVSTAFPIKNFKNLTIDGQGSTFIFHGIMVPFLVQASHNITVKNLSIDWYNPFHSEGLIVARDEKNRTFDMQISEAYPYEIRNHQLYFVKEYYEHNIGQSILYDPQRSAIAFNTEAYTNLTTIKKAETSRYLSNIKYKYDFDFRAPEYKKLGKEDRLFVEEIKKGLVRVHNHGKLLPQVGLILTMKGEQGFNRVAPAFRVTTTDGFNAQNVNVHHAGGMGIIAENSANLTLDNFNITPSKGRMVSTTADATHFVGCRGKVILRNCTFNNQLDDAANIHGTYQIVEDVLDEYRIGVRMGHHQQKGFVIGVPSDTIGLVRLSDSFDPYDQLTVKDIQYLNGRYQIITFHQKLPQGIQKGDLIENLSAYPEVWVQNCNIANNRARGLLISTPKKTIIEDNYFSTEMEAILIPVESSHWYESGSASNVLIQNNTFQDCQHSGYKRGVIRLDTDDDNTNLAFRNIEISNNIFNQFDNMIVQIANVDGFKFIGNTISNSGTFPQLFPDAPAFTVDVSKNVVFENNTYGGKAKQLIVTDESSGDIEFK